One Vibrio neonatus genomic window carries:
- a CDS encoding FNR family transcription factor, translated as MIINTEKQVTKRIQSGGCAIHCQDCSISQLCIPFTLNDTELDQLDQIIERKKPIQKSQELFKAGDELKSLYAIRSGTIKSYTITEQGDEQITAFHLAGDLVGFDAINTQSHPSFAQALETSMVCEIPYEILDDLSGKMPKLRQQIMRLMSSEIKGDQDMILLLSKKNAEERLAAFLYNLSERFSKRGFSPREFRLTMTRGDIGNYLGLTVETISRLLGRFQKADILAVKGKYITINDHDALAKLAGACRN; from the coding sequence ATGATTATTAATACTGAAAAACAAGTAACAAAGCGCATACAGTCCGGCGGATGTGCGATCCACTGCCAAGACTGTAGCATTTCACAACTGTGCATACCGTTTACACTTAATGATACCGAGCTAGACCAGCTTGATCAGATCATTGAGCGTAAAAAGCCGATTCAAAAAAGCCAAGAGCTATTTAAAGCCGGCGATGAATTGAAATCCCTATACGCTATTCGCTCTGGTACGATTAAGAGTTATACGATTACGGAGCAAGGTGATGAACAGATAACAGCCTTCCATTTGGCAGGTGATTTGGTGGGTTTTGATGCCATCAATACACAGTCTCACCCAAGTTTTGCTCAGGCATTAGAAACGTCTATGGTATGTGAAATCCCATACGAAATCTTAGACGACTTATCCGGAAAAATGCCTAAGCTTCGTCAACAAATCATGCGTCTAATGAGCAGCGAGATCAAAGGCGATCAAGACATGATTTTGTTACTTTCAAAGAAAAACGCAGAAGAACGCCTCGCCGCTTTTCTTTATAACTTATCTGAGCGTTTTTCAAAACGAGGCTTTAGCCCACGCGAATTCCGTCTTACTATGACTCGCGGTGATATTGGTAACTACTTAGGACTGACAGTTGAAACCATCAGTCGTTTATTAGGTCGCTTCCAAAAAGCTGATATTTTGGCCGTTAAAGGTAAATACATCACCATTAACGATCATGACGCATTAGCTAAACTTGCAGGTGCTTGCCGTAACTAG
- the cobB gene encoding Sir2 family NAD+-dependent deacetylase: MVFPYKNIVILTGAGISAESGIQTFRAQDGLWENHRIEDVATPEGFDRDPILVHSFYNMRRQKLLSATIKPNTAHIALGHLESAIQGSVTLVTQNIDNLHERGGSKNIIHMHGELLKVRCSGSGQVIEQDSDLNDGDLCHCCQIPQQMRPHIVWFGEMPLQMDKIYSAIEQADLFISIGTSGVVYPAAGFVHDAKLHGAHTIEINLEPSAVQSEFDEKRYGLASVEVPKLVGELLGQQ; encoded by the coding sequence ATGGTATTTCCATATAAGAATATAGTGATATTAACGGGTGCGGGAATTTCAGCTGAGTCTGGAATTCAAACTTTTAGAGCGCAAGACGGGCTTTGGGAGAATCATCGTATTGAAGACGTTGCAACGCCTGAGGGGTTCGATAGAGATCCGATATTGGTGCACTCTTTCTATAATATGCGCCGCCAAAAGCTCTTATCAGCCACGATTAAACCTAACACTGCTCATATAGCTTTAGGCCATCTAGAAAGCGCCATTCAAGGTTCGGTGACGTTAGTAACGCAAAATATCGATAACCTGCATGAACGTGGTGGATCAAAGAACATTATTCACATGCACGGCGAGTTACTGAAAGTCCGTTGCAGTGGTTCTGGACAGGTGATCGAGCAGGATTCTGATTTAAATGATGGCGATCTTTGTCACTGCTGTCAGATCCCACAGCAAATGCGCCCACACATTGTTTGGTTTGGCGAAATGCCACTGCAAATGGATAAAATTTATTCTGCGATTGAACAAGCTGACTTGTTTATTTCTATTGGCACATCGGGCGTTGTGTATCCAGCGGCAGGTTTTGTGCATGATGCAAAACTGCATGGTGCGCATACTATTGAGATTAATCTTGAACCCAGCGCGGTTCAAAGCGAGTTTGATGAGAAGCGCTACGGACTGGCCAGTGTTGAAGTACCTAAATTAGTGGGTGAGTTGCTCGGGCAGCAATGA
- a CDS encoding DUF2189 domain-containing protein, with amino-acid sequence MSNPIEKSFNLGGSIEKALAGDFELKPVSVITEAWQLTMRNFLSFSPAVILLIAIQAIVFIIALKLQLGDVSVVLSMFQSPESLDPSIFQSIFVANFSFEVVAAPIYAGVALMAMSHAAGLATRTGHITKGLSFMMPVILVTMINLLLQAVAGAIVPFISIYLSLAFSNAILLVCEKRLSPIQAMWTSLRGVNKRIFSIAVIYLVTMLAFVAGMMMYGLGLVVAVPFFFHAKGIIYRNMFGIRLQVVASGNPSPETNEQDNSASDDDTTPPSSGTSGGSNTFDA; translated from the coding sequence ATGAGCAATCCGATAGAGAAGAGCTTTAACCTTGGTGGAAGCATTGAAAAGGCATTAGCCGGAGATTTTGAGCTAAAGCCTGTAAGTGTCATTACGGAAGCATGGCAATTAACCATGCGCAATTTTTTGTCATTTTCTCCAGCCGTAATTCTCTTGATTGCGATCCAAGCTATTGTATTTATTATTGCGCTTAAGCTGCAGCTTGGAGATGTGTCAGTTGTCTTGAGTATGTTCCAAAGCCCTGAATCATTAGATCCTTCGATTTTTCAGTCTATTTTTGTAGCTAACTTTAGCTTTGAAGTGGTGGCTGCGCCGATTTATGCCGGTGTTGCGCTGATGGCAATGAGCCATGCCGCGGGTTTAGCGACTCGTACAGGGCACATCACCAAAGGCTTGTCCTTTATGATGCCGGTGATTCTGGTCACTATGATTAATTTACTTTTGCAAGCCGTTGCCGGGGCAATAGTACCGTTTATCTCTATCTATCTTTCGCTTGCGTTTAGTAACGCCATTTTACTGGTTTGCGAAAAACGTTTGAGCCCAATTCAAGCCATGTGGACTTCACTGCGTGGCGTGAACAAACGCATCTTCTCGATTGCGGTGATTTATCTTGTCACTATGTTGGCATTTGTGGCGGGTATGATGATGTACGGTTTGGGCCTTGTTGTGGCAGTGCCATTTTTCTTTCACGCGAAAGGCATTATCTATCGCAATATGTTCGGCATTCGTTTGCAAGTTGTTGCCAGTGGTAATCCATCTCCAGAGACTAACGAACAAGACAATAGTGCATCAGACGACGATACTACTCCGCCAAGTTCTGGCACATCTGGTGGTTCAAACACTTTTGACGCATAG
- the ccoS gene encoding cbb3-type cytochrome oxidase assembly protein CcoS, with the protein MESLYILIPIAIILVAIAVAVFLWAVKTEQFEDLDRQGHTILFEEDDAANTSKKDDS; encoded by the coding sequence ATGGAAAGTCTTTACATACTAATTCCCATAGCAATCATTCTAGTCGCCATCGCGGTGGCCGTGTTTCTGTGGGCAGTTAAAACCGAGCAATTTGAAGATCTTGACCGTCAAGGTCACACCATCCTTTTTGAAGAGGACGACGCTGCCAACACAAGCAAAAAAGACGACTCATGA
- the ttcA gene encoding tRNA 2-thiocytidine(32) synthetase TtcA, with protein sequence MSEQVQERTKAQQYNFNKLQKRLRRDTGNAIRDFNMIEEGDRIMVCLSGGKDSFTMLEILMSLKKSAPIDFSLIAVNLDQKQPGFPDHILPEYLEKLGIEYKIVEEDTYSIVQDKIPEGKTTCSLCSRLRRGILYRTANELGATKIALGHHRDDILETLFLNMFHGGKMKAMPPKLVSDNGEHVVIRPLAYCREKDIIKFADMRDYPIIPCNLCGSQPNMQRQNVKQMLNAWDKQFPGRIETMFRAVQNVVPSHLADFNLFDFKSIDKDSGVINGGDIGFDKEELPVVSSEIEPVEFDPSLQLDVTNV encoded by the coding sequence ATGAGCGAACAAGTTCAAGAACGTACCAAAGCACAACAGTACAACTTCAACAAGTTGCAAAAACGCCTCCGTCGCGATACAGGCAATGCCATTAGAGATTTCAACATGATTGAAGAAGGCGACCGTATTATGGTTTGTCTCTCTGGCGGTAAAGACAGTTTTACTATGCTTGAAATTCTTATGAGCTTGAAAAAAAGCGCACCTATCGATTTTTCTCTCATTGCCGTCAACCTAGATCAGAAGCAACCGGGTTTCCCTGATCATATTCTGCCTGAATACCTAGAGAAGCTAGGTATTGAATATAAAATCGTAGAAGAAGACACCTACTCTATTGTTCAAGATAAAATCCCTGAAGGCAAAACCACTTGTTCTTTGTGTTCTAGACTGCGTCGCGGAATTTTATACCGCACAGCAAACGAACTGGGCGCGACAAAAATTGCATTAGGACATCATAGAGACGACATCCTAGAAACTTTGTTCTTAAACATGTTCCATGGCGGAAAAATGAAAGCCATGCCACCAAAATTAGTCTCTGACAATGGTGAGCACGTTGTGATTCGTCCGTTGGCTTACTGCCGTGAAAAAGACATCATCAAATTTGCTGACATGCGTGATTACCCTATCATTCCATGTAACTTATGTGGTTCACAGCCGAACATGCAGCGTCAAAACGTTAAGCAAATGCTTAATGCATGGGACAAACAATTCCCAGGTCGTATCGAAACTATGTTCCGCGCTGTACAAAACGTAGTGCCAAGCCACCTTGCTGATTTTAACTTGTTTGACTTTAAATCTATCGACAAAGATTCAGGCGTGATCAATGGCGGTGACATCGGTTTTGATAAAGAAGAGTTACCCGTAGTTTCTAGTGAAATTGAACCGGTTGAGTTTGATCCTAGCCTGCAATTAGATGTGACTAACGTTTAA
- the ccoP gene encoding cytochrome-c oxidase, cbb3-type subunit III: protein MSTFWSLWIIIITVGTLVGVAIILRWCVKDKMGVPSGEDMGHEYDGIRELNNDLPKWWTYLFVSTFIFAAVYLALYPGLGNFKGLLGWQSSDQTVTSIEESNASIARAQANKQLDQYAKELDDADAHFGEAFRKLAMTDDGQSLRAIEDIASNEEAIKVGQRLFLQNCSQCHGSDARGQLGFPSLTDSAWLYGGEPEAIVTTVMHGRIGEMPAWIDVLGAEGVEEVVTYTLSLSGRKVNAREAAAGKTRFVVCAACHGTDGKGNPALGAPDLTDNIWLYGDSRAAVTETVAHGRIGVMPAWKDILGKEKVQLVSAYVWSLSNTDKE from the coding sequence ATGAGTACGTTTTGGAGTCTTTGGATAATCATCATCACCGTCGGAACGTTAGTAGGTGTTGCTATCATCCTGCGCTGGTGTGTTAAAGACAAAATGGGTGTACCCAGTGGTGAGGATATGGGGCACGAATACGATGGTATTCGCGAGCTCAATAACGACTTACCCAAATGGTGGACTTACCTATTTGTGTCAACCTTCATCTTTGCTGCTGTATACCTTGCCCTATACCCTGGTTTAGGGAATTTTAAAGGTCTACTTGGTTGGCAGAGCTCTGATCAAACCGTCACTAGCATCGAAGAATCAAACGCTTCTATTGCGCGAGCTCAAGCTAACAAGCAGTTAGACCAATACGCAAAAGAGCTTGATGACGCCGATGCCCACTTTGGTGAAGCCTTTAGAAAGCTTGCCATGACTGATGACGGGCAAAGCCTGCGCGCTATTGAAGACATCGCCAGCAACGAAGAAGCAATCAAAGTTGGACAACGTCTGTTCTTGCAAAACTGTTCACAATGTCATGGCTCTGATGCTCGCGGTCAATTGGGCTTCCCTAGCCTAACCGACAGCGCATGGCTCTATGGTGGCGAGCCTGAAGCGATTGTGACTACTGTTATGCACGGCCGCATCGGCGAGATGCCAGCATGGATTGATGTGCTGGGCGCAGAAGGTGTGGAAGAAGTTGTCACCTACACGCTTTCCCTTTCTGGTCGTAAAGTTAATGCGCGCGAAGCCGCTGCCGGTAAAACACGCTTTGTAGTGTGCGCGGCTTGTCACGGCACCGATGGCAAAGGTAACCCAGCTCTTGGCGCGCCTGATTTAACCGATAACATCTGGTTATATGGCGATTCACGCGCGGCAGTAACAGAAACCGTCGCTCATGGTCGTATTGGCGTTATGCCTGCGTGGAAAGACATTTTGGGCAAAGAAAAAGTGCAACTTGTGTCTGCTTACGTATGGAGCTTAAGCAATACAGATAAAGAGTAA
- the uspE gene encoding universal stress protein UspE, with amino-acid sequence MSIYNNILVVANIDKEQQPALARAMQIGKKSKSPSKITFFLVIYDFSYEMTSMLSPDERNAMRAGVIHQREQWMKEVAKPYRDDEHIQLDIKVVWHNRPYEAIISEVFANDYELVIKTTRQHDLIESVLFTPTDWHLLRKCPCPVLLVKNQYWPENGHVVVSVHVGSEIEAHLELNHRMVEQGMDIANRLGAQLHLANSYPMTPPNITVELPEFDPTIYTDSVRGHHLTSMKALRQEYGIPEEQTVVEQGLPQDVIPKVVKDLGAGLVVVGTSGRTGLSAVFLGNTAENIIDQINCDVLALKPSGYISPLDPNQS; translated from the coding sequence ATGAGTATTTACAACAACATCTTGGTTGTTGCCAATATCGACAAAGAACAACAGCCAGCCTTGGCGAGAGCCATGCAGATTGGAAAAAAAAGTAAATCGCCAAGTAAGATTACTTTTTTCCTCGTTATCTATGATTTTTCTTATGAAATGACATCTATGCTCTCCCCCGACGAGCGCAATGCAATGCGAGCGGGAGTGATTCACCAACGTGAACAATGGATGAAAGAAGTGGCAAAACCCTACCGAGATGACGAGCATATTCAGCTCGACATTAAAGTGGTTTGGCATAATAGACCTTACGAAGCCATTATCAGCGAAGTCTTTGCCAATGACTATGAACTGGTCATCAAAACTACGCGTCAACATGATCTTATTGAATCAGTTTTGTTTACTCCTACCGATTGGCATCTTCTCAGAAAATGTCCTTGCCCTGTATTATTGGTTAAAAATCAATACTGGCCAGAAAACGGACACGTGGTCGTTTCTGTTCACGTAGGTTCAGAAATTGAAGCGCACCTTGAGCTTAACCATAGAATGGTTGAACAAGGAATGGATATTGCGAATCGCTTAGGCGCGCAGCTGCATTTAGCCAACTCTTATCCAATGACGCCACCGAATATCACGGTTGAATTGCCAGAATTTGATCCGACCATTTATACCGATTCTGTTCGTGGTCACCATTTAACCAGCATGAAAGCACTGCGACAAGAATACGGCATTCCTGAAGAGCAAACCGTTGTTGAACAAGGTTTACCTCAAGATGTTATTCCTAAAGTGGTCAAAGATCTTGGCGCTGGCCTTGTGGTGGTGGGTACATCAGGAAGAACTGGCCTGTCTGCTGTTTTCCTTGGTAACACTGCAGAAAACATTATTGATCAAATCAATTGTGATGTTTTGGCGCTCAAACCTTCAGGCTATATCAGCCCATTGGATCCAAACCAAAGCTAA
- a CDS encoding heavy metal translocating P-type ATPase, protein MDKSCYHCGEDVPENTDFCVTILDEPRSMCCPGCESVAQTIVDSGLSSYYQYRTEKAERVALVPEQLQALIHYDNEQVQAEFVRNQDNISEVTLSLEGVSCAACAWLIERQMNGHTGVVRIRVNTATHRALLAWDKTETKLSELLNSIHKLGYKAAPFEADKQEESYYRAMKQYLYKLGIAGLATMQVMMLAVALYLEVFGNLEPEFKHYFRIVSLIFATPVLLYSALPFYMNAWRSLKARTLGMDVPVSIALIFAYVASLVATFTQSGEVFFESISMFTFFLLLGRFLEMRARRKAAAASANLLKLVPAMATLEDGSQIPVKTLNIGDRVRVLAGEHVPADGYVVDKAVYVDESMLTGESLHVKKNTGETVYAGTINGEQTFTLEVACRKQESMIANIVRLQDEAQATKPKIAEIADIVARYFVAVILLVSACTYLYWQHNQPEDAFWIMLAVLVATCPCALSLATPTAITCSTSRMGELGILLRKSHAIETLCKINHVIVDKTGTLTEGKISLSHTQIFGDWTKQQVLCIAASLESHANHPIAAAFRPYFDETKQAESIENHIGSGLTGVINGQMCKIGSYAFVCQEDIPNQPHTVYLSIDDRVVATFTYSDPLRESSQHFIQSLKQLGIQTTLLTGDNEINAQPVAEQLGIDKLVCGVNPEGKLAYLHSLDKSQLTLMVGDGINDAPTLAGAHLSVAMGGGTDVAKSSADMVLLGDKLDKLVEARSLAIKTRKIIRENLAWSLGYNLLILPLAVCGLVAPYIAVVGMSASSIIVVTNSLRLLNKNGKSLHTNSHSNHSSRHRGGRVSVGS, encoded by the coding sequence ATGGATAAATCGTGTTATCACTGCGGTGAAGATGTACCAGAGAACACTGACTTTTGTGTCACTATTTTAGATGAACCGAGAAGCATGTGCTGCCCCGGATGTGAATCCGTGGCGCAGACCATAGTCGACAGCGGCTTAAGCTCTTATTACCAATATCGCACCGAAAAAGCCGAGCGCGTCGCTTTGGTGCCAGAACAACTGCAAGCCTTGATTCATTACGACAATGAACAAGTGCAAGCGGAGTTTGTGCGCAATCAAGATAACATTTCCGAGGTGACACTGTCACTAGAGGGGGTCTCTTGCGCCGCCTGTGCTTGGTTAATCGAAAGACAAATGAATGGCCACACGGGTGTGGTGCGAATTCGCGTCAATACAGCAACCCACCGCGCGCTTCTAGCATGGGATAAAACCGAAACCAAACTCAGCGAACTGCTAAACAGCATTCATAAACTGGGTTACAAAGCCGCCCCTTTTGAAGCAGATAAACAAGAAGAAAGCTACTATCGCGCCATGAAGCAATACCTTTATAAGCTAGGTATCGCCGGGCTTGCCACTATGCAGGTGATGATGCTGGCAGTCGCATTGTATCTAGAAGTGTTTGGTAATTTAGAACCTGAATTTAAACACTATTTTCGCATCGTAAGCCTTATTTTTGCCACCCCAGTGCTACTGTATTCGGCGCTACCGTTTTACATGAACGCATGGCGCAGTTTAAAAGCGCGCACCTTAGGTATGGACGTTCCCGTCTCCATTGCCCTTATTTTTGCCTATGTGGCCAGTTTAGTTGCCACCTTTACCCAAAGTGGTGAGGTGTTCTTTGAATCTATTTCCATGTTCACCTTCTTCTTGCTACTTGGCCGCTTCTTAGAAATGCGCGCACGCCGAAAAGCCGCAGCTGCCAGTGCCAATCTTTTAAAACTGGTGCCGGCAATGGCAACCTTAGAAGATGGTAGCCAAATCCCTGTCAAAACTTTAAACATTGGCGACCGCGTACGTGTACTCGCCGGTGAACATGTTCCTGCGGACGGTTATGTGGTGGATAAAGCCGTGTACGTGGACGAATCTATGCTCACGGGTGAGTCTTTACACGTTAAGAAAAATACTGGCGAAACTGTGTATGCCGGCACTATTAACGGCGAGCAGACATTTACCTTAGAGGTTGCCTGTCGCAAGCAAGAAAGCATGATCGCCAATATAGTGCGCTTGCAAGATGAAGCGCAGGCCACTAAGCCTAAAATTGCTGAAATTGCCGATATTGTCGCCCGTTACTTTGTGGCGGTTATTTTGCTTGTTTCGGCCTGTACTTATCTGTATTGGCAACACAATCAGCCTGAAGATGCATTCTGGATCATGTTGGCGGTATTAGTAGCTACCTGCCCTTGCGCCTTGTCTTTAGCTACCCCAACCGCGATTACTTGCTCTACCTCACGAATGGGTGAACTTGGTATTTTATTGCGTAAGTCCCACGCCATTGAGACCCTTTGTAAAATTAATCATGTGATTGTCGATAAAACCGGTACTCTCACCGAGGGCAAAATATCCCTGTCGCATACGCAAATCTTTGGTGATTGGACAAAACAACAAGTGCTTTGCATTGCCGCAAGCCTTGAATCGCATGCCAATCATCCAATAGCGGCCGCCTTTCGCCCATATTTTGACGAAACCAAGCAAGCGGAATCCATCGAGAACCACATAGGCTCAGGCCTGACAGGCGTAATTAATGGACAGATGTGCAAGATAGGCAGCTATGCTTTTGTCTGTCAGGAAGATATTCCAAATCAGCCGCACACCGTGTATTTATCCATTGACGATCGCGTTGTGGCGACCTTTACCTATAGCGACCCTCTACGAGAAAGTAGCCAGCATTTTATTCAATCCTTAAAACAGCTCGGCATTCAAACCACCCTGCTTACCGGTGACAATGAAATTAACGCACAGCCTGTAGCAGAACAGTTGGGCATAGATAAGTTAGTGTGTGGGGTAAATCCTGAAGGCAAATTGGCGTACTTGCACAGCTTGGATAAGTCACAGCTGACCTTGATGGTCGGTGATGGCATCAATGATGCGCCAACCTTGGCAGGTGCACACCTATCCGTGGCAATGGGTGGCGGCACTGACGTCGCGAAATCTTCCGCTGATATGGTATTGTTAGGCGATAAACTGGATAAACTGGTTGAAGCACGATCTCTTGCAATTAAGACACGCAAGATTATAAGAGAAAACCTTGCCTGGTCTTTAGGCTATAACTTATTGATCTTGCCACTGGCTGTTTGTGGTTTGGTCGCTCCTTATATTGCTGTGGTGGGCATGTCAGCAAGCTCCATCATCGTAGTCACTAACTCACTGAGATTACTAAATAAAAATGGAAAGTCTTTACATACTAATTCCCATAGCAATCATTCTAGTCGCCATCGCGGTGGCCGTGTTTCTGTGGGCAGTTAA
- a CDS encoding FixH family protein, with the protein MVKPWYKQFWAWFILIIILTTIFGTLLRVYILSQHTVSLVSEDYYKKGKGINVDLSKVSVAQDLKLSAMIYSDGQDIVIELSKGQLTHFPALNIEFSHRTLADRDFDYLATANPSGTYKVHLKEPLQGPWFIELQPHDKQWLIQGRMSFPSSTPTPLMN; encoded by the coding sequence ATGGTAAAGCCTTGGTATAAGCAGTTTTGGGCTTGGTTCATTCTAATCATCATCCTAACGACTATTTTTGGCACTTTACTTAGAGTGTACATATTGTCTCAACACACCGTTTCTTTAGTCTCTGAGGATTACTATAAAAAAGGTAAAGGCATCAATGTTGACCTGTCTAAGGTTAGCGTGGCGCAAGATCTCAAGCTGTCGGCGATGATTTATTCCGATGGGCAAGACATAGTGATTGAACTGAGCAAAGGGCAATTAACTCATTTCCCTGCGCTCAATATTGAATTCTCTCATCGCACCTTAGCCGATAGAGACTTTGACTATTTAGCAACAGCCAATCCATCTGGCACCTACAAAGTGCATTTAAAGGAGCCATTACAAGGCCCTTGGTTTATCGAGTTACAACCGCACGACAAGCAATGGCTTATTCAAGGTCGCATGTCGTTCCCAAGTTCAACTCCTACTCCTTTGATGAATTAA
- a CDS encoding DUF2987 domain-containing protein, translated as MKTRFLTAALLMAGLSSSAFAQEYMFTYSKLYSPLKHNLKNPNSEAKVGLFFTNFATKQPCSIEKAWMEKEQHHEELVISKNGEVNVPVDDNLKSANPLVYIHTQTEARCDYSLVVLSKQPFYGQVDYAKLDSLTLQMQEVLGELGGMFSSWFAPDIEGVTLEFKPDALNQIMLSNGKVIPVSEQGKAVLKLTDLSDGVTVTIPVETQRVMPFIKK; from the coding sequence ATGAAAACTCGTTTTTTAACGGCCGCTTTATTGATGGCGGGTTTAAGCTCTTCAGCTTTTGCCCAAGAGTACATGTTTACCTACAGTAAATTATATTCTCCATTAAAACATAACCTTAAGAACCCAAATAGCGAAGCAAAAGTGGGGCTATTTTTTACTAACTTTGCCACTAAACAGCCATGCAGTATTGAGAAAGCATGGATGGAAAAAGAGCAGCACCATGAAGAATTGGTGATCAGTAAAAATGGTGAGGTGAATGTTCCTGTTGATGATAATTTAAAAAGTGCTAATCCATTAGTTTATATCCATACCCAAACAGAGGCTCGATGCGATTACTCTTTGGTGGTATTAAGTAAACAGCCGTTCTATGGGCAAGTGGATTATGCAAAATTGGACAGTTTGACCTTGCAGATGCAAGAAGTGCTTGGCGAGTTGGGTGGGATGTTCTCTAGTTGGTTTGCCCCTGATATTGAAGGGGTTACTTTAGAGTTTAAACCTGATGCACTCAATCAGATTATGTTATCTAACGGTAAAGTGATTCCGGTATCAGAGCAGGGTAAAGCGGTACTTAAATTGACTGATTTGAGTGACGGTGTAACGGTTACTATTCCTGTTGAAACTCAAAGGGTTATGCCGTTTATCAAAAAATAA
- a CDS encoding sulfite exporter TauE/SafE family protein produces MSNIDWIGAFFIGLAGAGHCMGMCGGIASAVALNGHHHSFTVTLLYNLGRISSYLMVGALIGGAVASSVNLFDSTYVLTALRALAAIMILLLGLYLAQWWNGLLKIEKLGQMLWKLIAPVATKMLPLRSLWYAYPVGIVWGWIPCGMVYSMLSWAAVSGSASNGLLIMGCFGLGTLPAMLLIGAGSSQFSKMLRLPLTRRIIGSLMIVYAVYSLYIII; encoded by the coding sequence ATGAGCAATATTGACTGGATCGGCGCATTTTTCATTGGCTTAGCGGGTGCAGGACACTGCATGGGCATGTGCGGTGGCATTGCCAGTGCTGTAGCATTAAACGGACACCATCACTCATTTACGGTTACCCTGCTGTACAATCTTGGGCGGATATCGTCTTATCTAATGGTCGGCGCACTGATTGGCGGCGCCGTTGCCAGTAGCGTCAATCTATTTGATTCTACTTATGTTTTAACCGCACTGCGCGCACTCGCGGCTATTATGATATTACTTTTGGGCTTATATCTCGCCCAATGGTGGAATGGCTTACTTAAAATTGAAAAACTGGGGCAAATGCTGTGGAAATTAATCGCACCGGTTGCCACAAAGATGCTGCCACTGCGCTCATTATGGTATGCCTATCCTGTCGGTATTGTATGGGGATGGATCCCCTGCGGAATGGTCTACTCTATGCTCAGTTGGGCGGCCGTTTCTGGCAGTGCCAGCAACGGGCTATTGATTATGGGCTGCTTTGGTTTAGGCACTTTGCCCGCTATGCTGCTGATTGGCGCAGGCTCTAGTCAGTTTTCAAAAATGTTACGATTACCGCTCACTCGCCGCATAATTGGTAGCTTAATGATTGTTTATGCTGTTTATTCTCTATACATAATCATATAA